A genomic segment from Mobula hypostoma chromosome 20, sMobHyp1.1, whole genome shotgun sequence encodes:
- the trmu gene encoding mitochondrial tRNA-specific 2-thiouridylase 1: MSRWLRRVVCAVSGGVDSAVAAVLLRRRGYQVTGVFMKNWDLVDEHGTCTSDQDCKDAHQLCKMLDIPFYQVSFVKEYWHEVFSNLIKEYEMGRTPNPDIMCNKNIKFKYLLHFAMEMLGADAMATGHYARTSQDDEEVFQQKISGNTEDIYHNHDKNTVRLLKAADPQKDQTFFLSQVSQQALRHTIFPLGELRKNIVKEIAAEAGFHHILKRKESMGICFIGERNFENFILEYIEPRPGNFVSIEDGKIMGTHKGWFLFTLGQRARIGGQRDAWFVTDKEIKTGDVFVAPGTYHPALYRSSLEIDPVHWISQSPPPELLRDGVMQCYFRFQHQMPLVQCQLTLNPDLTVLVTLAKPVRAPTPGQFAVLYKDEECLGSGKIMKLGPSMYTQEVSQGGIGRCQKTGITC; this comes from the exons GTTACCAAGTGACGGGTGTCTTTATGAAAAACTGGGACTTGGTGGATGAACATGGCACTTGTACAAGTGATCAGGACTGTAAAGATGCACACCAGCTGTGTAAGATGCTTGACATCCCTTTCTATCAGGTTTCATTTGTGAAAGAGTATTGGCATGAAGTCTTCAG tAACTTAATAAAGGAGTATGAAATGGGGAGGACACCAAACCCTGATATAATgtgcaataaaaatattaaatttaaatatCTGTTGCATTTTGCCATGGAAATGCTGG GGGCAGATGCGATGGCAACTGGTCATTATGCCAGAACATCACAAGATGATGAAGAAGTTTTCCAGCAAAAAATCAGCGGAAATACTGAAGATATTTATCACAACCATGATAAAAATA CTGTAAGACTTTTGAAGGCTGCTGACCCACAGAAAGACCAAACTTTCTTTCTGAGCCAGGTATCCCAACAAGCTCTACGACATACCATCTTCCCCCTTGGCGAATTAAGGAAAAATATTGTAAAGGAAATTGCCGCAGAGGCAGGATTTCACCATatattgaaaagaaaagaa AGCATGGGAATCTGTTTCATAGGAGAAAGAAATTTTGAAAATTTTATTCTTGAG TATATAGAACCTCGTCCTGGAAATTTTGTTTCTATAGAAGATGGAAAAATAATGGGAACTCATAAAG gttgGTTTCTGTTCACTTTGGGACAGCGTGCCAGGATAGGTGGTCAAAGAGATGCTTGGTTTGTCACAGATAAAGAAATTAAAACTGGTGATGTGTTTGTG GCACCAGGTACTTACCACCCAGCTTTGTACAGGAGCTCACTTGAAATTGATCCTGTTCATTGGATTTCTCAAAGCCCACCTCCGGAACTGCTCAGGGATGGAGTGATGCAATGCTATTTTCGCTTCCAGCATCAAATGCCTCTTG TACAGTGTCAATTAACCCTAAACCCAGATCTTACAGTTTTGGTGACTCTTGCTAAACCAGTCAGAGCACCAACACCAGGACAA TTTGCTGTGCTCTACAAGGATGAAGAATGTCTTGGCAGTGGTAAAATAATGAAGCTTGGCCCTTCCATGTACACACAAGAGGTAAGCCAGGGTGGAATCGGCAGATGTCAGAAGACTGGTATTACCTGTTAA